From the Polynucleobacter acidiphobus genome, the window ATACGCGACCGTACTAAACGCGAATTCTCACCAATACCACCACAAAAGACTAACGCGTCAATACCACCCAAGGCAGCCGCCATTGCCCCCACCTCGCGTTGACACCTAAATATGAAGTAATCAATTGCTTCTTTAGCAGAATCTGCTTCTGATTGCTCAAGGGTCCTCATATCATTCGATATTTCAGAGAGGCCGAGTAAACCTGATTTTTTATATAAAAGATCTGTAATCTCTGCAGCAGTCATACCGCGCTGATCAAGTAAGTAAAGCAGAACCCCTGGATCTAATTGACCGCAGCGAGTTCCCATTGGCAAACCATCTAGTGCCGAGAATCCCATCGTTGAGGCTACTGATCTACCATTTTGCATGGCGCACATTGATGCGCCGTTTCCAAGATGTGCAACCACTACTTTCCCTTCGCAAAGATAGGGAGAATGAATGCGTAATTCATTAGCAATATATTGATAACTTAGCCCATGAAAGCCATACCGTCGTATTCCCTCATCATAAAATGCTCGAGGTAAGGCAAATGTATCGTTAACCCATGGGTGGTTTCGATGAAATGCGGTATCAAAACAAGCTACTTGAGTAATATCGGGGAATAGTTGAATTGCAATTTCAATTCCCTCTAAATTGTGTGGCTGATGTAATGGGGCAAATGGTGATAAGGATTCTAAGTTTTTAATAA encodes:
- a CDS encoding acetate/propionate family kinase — translated: MALNAGSSSLKAALFSLDDDQALANCLVDRIGPNGVFTIKLSDGTRYQIENLNLESHVLAMKAVINQLNEIWKDLDLIAIGHRVVHGGDFYSRSVIVSNEVIKNLESLSPFAPLHQPHNLEGIEIAIQLFPDITQVACFDTAFHRNHPWVNDTFALPRAFYDEGIRRYGFHGLSYQYIANELRIHSPYLCEGKVVVAHLGNGASMCAMQNGRSVASTMGFSALDGLPMGTRCGQLDPGVLLYLLDQRGMTAAEITDLLYKKSGLLGLSEISNDMRTLEQSEADSAKEAIDYFIFRCQREVGAMAAALGGIDALVFCGGIGENSRLVRSRICERLGWMGIEIDYTKNQKNSQIISTDLARTTVMVLPTNEEQVILRDTRSLMALRGATA